From a single Fusarium fujikuroi IMI 58289 draft genome, chromosome FFUJ_chr03 genomic region:
- a CDS encoding related to C.carbonum toxD protein, whose product MVQRLQSALVGTPEGGIRLSTTEIVPDITGDSVLVKTKAVSVNPVDTKMIGPYVTPGAVAGFDFAGVVEQVGPEATKCDIHVGDRVCTAIMGMNPLDPHVGAFSEYTAAVEWILLKIPPHLSFEEGASLGISFMTTGLALFKSLGLPGNPIEPATEPMPVLVYGGSSATGTAAVQLVKLAGFEPIATCSPRNFDLVKSYGASAVFDYQDPNCTSDIRKHTKNKIKYALDCISTTSSMQFCYQAIGRAGGKYTALEPYSEAVARTRKVVKPDWIMGPQMLGKEIRWPEPHWRPANAEMGEFGVYWTAVLRRLLDKGLIRPHHIVVKQGGLAEVLHGIEDIREKRISGKKLVFQMEI is encoded by the coding sequence ATGGTTCAACGACTGCAAAGCGCCTTGGTGGGCACTCCAGAGGGAGGCATTCGCCTCTCCACGACGGAGATAGTCCCAGATATCACTGGGGACTCAGTCCTGGTCAAAACAAAAGCTGTTTCGGTAAATCCCGTCGACACAAAGATGATTGGGCCCTACGTCACACCCGGTGCAGTCGCAGGCTTTGACTTTGCAGGCGTCGTAGAACAGGTTGGACCTGAAGCAACCAAGTGCGATATCCATGTTGGAGATCGTGTTTGTACTGCCATCATGGGGATGAACCCTCTTGACCCTCATGTTGGTGCCTTTTCTGAATACACTGCCGCTGTGGAGTGGATTCTGTTAAAGATACCGCCTCATCTTAGCTTCGAAGAGGGCGCTTCTCTGGGCATTAGCTTCATGACCACCGGCCTAGCCTTGTTCAAGAGTCTAGGCCTGCCTGGCAACCCCATCGAGCCAGCAACTGAGCCAATGCCAGTCTTGGTGTACGGCGGTTCATCAGCCACTGGAACCGCAGCTGTTCAGCTCGTCAAGCTTGCAGGATTCGAGCCCATCGCGACATGTTCGCCCCGCAACttcgatcttgtcaagtcCTACGGCGCCAGCGCTGTCTTTGACTACCAAGATCCCAACTGCACCTCCGATATCAGAAAGCataccaagaacaagatcaagtatGCTCTGGACTGCATCTCCACTACGTCAAGTATGCAGTTCTGCTACCAAGCCATCGGCCGCGCTGGCGGTAAATACACGGCTCTAGAGCCATACTCTGAGGCAGTGGCGCGAACGCGCAAAGTTGTCAAGCCAGACTGGATCATGGGGCCCCAGATGCTGGGTAAGGAGATTCGCTGGCCGGAGCCTCATTGGAGACCTGCCAATGCCGAGATGGGAGAGTTTGGTGTTTACTGGACGGCTGTCCTACGGAGACTCTTAGACAAGGGTTTGATTAGACCCCATCACATCGTTGTCAAGCAGGGTGGTCTTGCAGAGGTCCTTCATGGTATCGAGGATATCAGGGAGAAGAGGATTTCTGGCAAGAAACTTGTGTTCCAAATGGAGATTTGA
- a CDS encoding related to multidrug resistant protein, with translation MSTTPQMSQSGFQDDQLEAGAREDVGTEAQEKPLSTTGTMVDEPQPNPNVVDWDGPDDPQHPLNWSKAQKNLHVGIVSLSTLAANLAATMFAPGAAELSDEFNITSATVTAMTVSLYVLGFALGPLLLAPLSELYGRLIIYHFCNMVYMAFTIGCAFSTNVAMFLVFRIIAGCAASGPMSIGGGTVADLFVQEQRGKAMALFAVGPLLGPVIGPIIGGFVSENVGWRWTFRILLILSGILATVTFALMKETNYTVILQKKALRMRKETGNEKLVAKSSRDETAGQMLARAIVRPLKLLIFSPIVLLVSLYTGILFGLIFLLFTTFPSVFQDVDKLLGSKKGEENAAPRPEDRLLLMKWLGPITPLGLFIYGWTAENRVHWIVPIIGTFIVGFGSLFVVIPGQIYLVDAFGAEAAASAMAANLLVRSPFGAFLDLTAEPLYSKLGLGWGNSVLGFITLAFTPVPWIFYTYGERLRTHFQVDL, from the exons ATGTCGACAACGCCTCAGATGTCGCAATCAGGCTTTCAGGATGATCAGTTGGAGGCTGGTGCACGGGAAGATGTTGGGACTGAGGCGCAAGAGAAGCCTTTGTCGACCACTGGAACAATGGTTGATGAGCCTCAGCCGAATCCTAATGTTGTTGACTGGGACGGACCAGATGATCCCCAGCACCCACTCAATTGGTCCAAGGCCCAGAAGAATCTCCATGTTGGCATTGTGAGTCTGTCCACTCTTGCAGC AAACCTGGCTGCCACAATGTTTGCTCCAGGAGCAGCAGAATTATCCGATGagttcaacatcaccagcgCCACAGTCACAGCCATGACAGTCAGTCTCTACGTCCTGGGCTTCGCGCTAGGTCCCCTCCTGCTTGCGCCTCTTTCAGAATTGTATGGGCGTCTCATCATCTATCACTTTTGCAACATGGTTTACATGGCCTTCACAATCGGCTGTGCGTTCAGCACAAACGTCGCCATGTTTCTCGTCTTCCGCATCATCGCCGGCTGCGCTGCCTCAGGCCCAATGAGTATTGGTGGAGGTACTGTCGCAGATCTTTTCGTCCAGGAGCAGAGAGGGAAGGCCATGGCTCTCTTCGCTGTTGGGCCACTTCTTGGACCC GTGATTGGTCCCATCATTGGAGGATTTGTCTCCGAGAACGTCGGGTGGCGATGGACATTTCGAATCCTTCTCATTTTG TCTGGCATTCTTGCTACTGTCACATTTGCCTTGATGAAAGAAACAAATTACACCGTCATCCTGCAAAAGAAGGCTCTTCGAATGCGCAAAGAAACTGGTAACGAGAAACTGGTCGCCAAGTCGAGCAGAGATGAGACTGCTGGACAAATGCTGGCACGTGCCATTGTACGGCCTCTGAAGCTGCTCATTTTCTCCCCAATCGTGCTCTTGGTGTCTCTCTACACCGGTATTCTCTTCGgtctcatcttcctcctcttcaccaccTTCCCCTCTGTCTTCCAAGACGT CGACAAGCTCCTTGGAAGCAAGAAGGGCGAAGAGAATGCCGCTCCCAGGCCAGAggatcgtcttcttctcatgaAATGGCTAGGTCCTATTACTCCGCTTGGCCTTTTCATCTATGGCTGGACAGCAGAAAATCGTGTTCACTGGATCGTCCCTATCATCGGCACATTCATTGTGGGGTTTGGTTCCCTTTTTGTGGTCATCCCTGGTCAGATTTACCTAGTTGATGCGTTTGGAGCCGAGGCAGCTGCCTCTGCTATGGCGGCCAATTTGTTGGTCCGCTCGCCCTTCGGAGCCTTCCTTGACCTCACAGCCGAGCCTCTGTACTCGAAGcttgggttgggttggggtAACAGCGTCCTTGGCTTCATAACCCTTGCCTTCACTCCTGTTCCGTGGATCTTCTACACTTACGGTGAGAGACTTCGGACTCACTTCCAGGTTGATCTGTAA
- a CDS encoding related to multidrug resistance protein fnx1, translating to MNGKQPQLIGRGNASNGLANEQSPLLSHGCAKPQQPNDEEGPGLKDEPSTRHLVAVFGSIFIGVFLAALDTTIVATLSVPISNTFGSLTLVSWLGSSYLIANAACQPLSGRLTDIFSRRSGLVLCNILFGLGTLLCGVATSKWMLLAGRVVAGMGGGGLNAITAFVASDLVPLRRRGVIQGFVHICYGVGAGLGGLFGGWINDLWGWRTTFLSRVPLIAISTILVSVILRDAPTKHSDKSRLSRVDLSGAFTLSLTLILLLLGLNSGGNLVAWGHPLVLASLSLSVAAAGAFVLVESRWAMEPIIPMHLLLDQTVLAACLMNCLVTMILFMATYYVPIFFQVNGYSTTAAGLRLLPQSVGTALSSLTCGFIMKRTGRYRSLGMTVIACSILGFVGLSTMTIQTPTPLVLTYVLLVGVGYGGMLSVSLLATVAAVSHKDQAIATSAIYAFRSMGSTIGVTVASVVYQNLLQYGLHQRFDSKEGSYKIIKRLIDSLDELKRLPDGWSNGVYEAYEISLRGVFWTALGVAVLGLVAATYIKEHRLHQTISRADND from the coding sequence ATGAATGGCAAACAGCCACAGTTGATCGGTAGAGGCAATGCTTCTAACGGGCTCGCCAATGAACAATCACCTCTTCTTTCCCACGGCTGTGCAAAGCCTCAACAGCCCAACGATGAAGAGGGTCCAGGTCTGAAAGATGAGCCCTCAACTAGACATCTCGTGGCTGTCTTTGGCAGTATCTTTATCGGGGTTTTCCTCGCTGCTCTTGACACTACCATCGTCGCTACCCTCTCTGTCCCCATCTCCAACACCTTCGGATCGTTGACTCTCGTCTCGTGGCTTGGGTCATCATACCTCATTGCAAACGCAGCTTGTCAGCCTCTGTCCGGCCGACTAACAGATATCTTCTCTCGTCGCTCCGGCCTCGTTCTCTGCAACATActctttggtcttggaaCATTACTGTGTGGAGTCGCGACCTCGAAATGGATGCTTCTCGCTGGACGGGTCGTGGCGGGCATGGGTGGCGGGGGTCTCAATGCTATTACGGCGTTCGTTGCCAGTGATCTCGTACCTTTGAGAAGACGTGGGGTCATCCAAGGCTTTGTGCATATTTGTTACGGCGTTGgcgctggtcttggtgggTTGTTCGGAGGTTGGATCAATGACCTCTGGGGTTGGAGGACTACGTTCCTGAGTCGCGTGCCATTGATTGCTATTTCCACCATTCTCGTTTCTGTTATCCTACGCGATGCCCCTACAAAACACAGCGATAAGTCGAGATTGTCGAGGGTCGACTTATCTGGTGCTTTCACTCTCTCTTTGACTCTGATATTGCTACTGTTGGGCCTCAACTCTGGTGGAAATCTCGTTGCATGGGGCCATCCCCTTGTCCTGGCCTCCCTATCGCTTTCAGTGGCAGCCGCCGGGGCTTTTGTCCTTGTTGAGTCGAGATGGGCCATGGAACCTATCATCCCAATGCATCTATTGCTCGATCAGACAGTACTCGCGGCATGTCTGATGAATTGTCTTGTGACAATGATCCTATTCATGGCTACATATTACGTCCCCATCTTCTTTCAAGTCAATGGCTACTCCACAACAGCTGCCGGCCTTCGTCTCTTGCCGCAGAGTGTAGGCACAGCTTTGAGTTCTCTCACCTGTGGCTTCATAATGAAACGTACAGGGAGATACAGAAGCTTGGGTATGACCGTCATAGCGTGTTCtattcttggcttcgttgGCCTGAGTACTATGACGATTCAAACACCGACTCCCCTCGTCTTGACTTATGTCTTGTTGGTTGGAGTGGGGTACGGTGGCATGTTATCCGTTTCATTACTCGCAACAGTCGCGGCAGTGTCGCATAAAGATCAAGCTATCGCAACCTCTGCCATCTACGCTTTCCGATCAATGGGTTCCACGATTGGTGTCACGGTTGCGTCGGTGGTGTATCAGAACTTGCTACAGTATGGCTTACATCAACGTTTCGACAGCAAGGAAGGATCCTACAAGATAATAAAGCGCCTTATTGACTCTTTAGATGAGCTGAAGCGGCTCCCTGATGGGTGGAGTAACGGCGTTTATGAGGCATACGAGATTTCATTGCGAGGAGTCTTTTGGACTGCACTCGGCGTAGCCGTCTTGGGGCTGGTGGCGGCAACTTACATCAAGGAGCACAGGTTACATCAGACGATCTCTCGTGCAGATAACGATTGA
- a CDS encoding related to gibberellin 20-oxidase: MSATTTAEQASLHTLNFISLLNGDVTEQANLLSACEDHGFFYLDLRDWDSGKMLQTLEDAWVVMKQWFDQQLEEKMKTETISDAHGFKPPGVQSGVNDNTRDGFEALRISRVGLLNRSHLPDVVHENLQLFETLQLSAHFLLKTLLSRLSDAAGLKTDDRFESCHPDHLPSKSTMFFIHHPLSDALDDKTARGHNAHTDVGSFTLLFTEQPGLQVISPTTNKWEYVAAKPGHAIINVADTLRFISKRRFRSAMHRVLPPGGKMMEDRYSAAYFLRASDSAVFKGMDGEEVTAEQWFLSKYSSFNKTMEEQRVDSVATGGMDKDLGLKD; this comes from the exons ATGTCTGCGACAACTACCGCAGAGCAAGCCAGCCTTCATACCTTGAACTTCATTTCTCTGCTCAACGGAGATGTCACCGAACAGGCTAACCTGCTGTCTGCTTGTGAAGACCATGGCTTCTTTTATCTAGATCTTCGCGATTGGGATTCTGGCAAGATGCTGCAAACCCTAGAGGATGCTTGGGTAGTAATGAAGCAGTGGTTTGATCAGCAGctggaagagaagatgaagaccgAGACTATATCCGATGCTCACGG GTTCAAACCGCCTGGAGTGCAGTCGGGAGTCAATGACAACACCCGAGATGGATTCGAAGCTCTCAGA ATTAGCCGCGTTGGTCTTCTTAATCGCTCCCATCTCCCAGACGTAGTGCACGAGAACCTCCAACTCTTCGAGACTCTCCAGCTCTCAGCCCACTTCCTTCTAAAAACCCTTCTATCCCGTCTTTCCGACGCCGCAGGCCTCAAGACCGATGACCGCTTCGAGAGCTGTCATCCCGACCATCTCCCCTCCAAGAGCACAATGTTCTTCATCCACCATCCCCTCAGCGACGCGCTGGACGACAAAACAGCCCGCGGCCACAATGCACACACAGACGTTGGGTCGTTTACCCTTCTTTTTACAGAACAGCCTGGATTACAGGTAATTTCACCTACTACTAATAAATGGGAATACGTGGCTGCGAAACCAGGTCATGCGATTATCAACGTCGCTGATACACTTCGTTTCATTTCTAAGCGACGTTTTAGATCGGCTATGCATAGAGTGTTGCCTCCGGGGGGTAAAATGATGGAAGATAGATACTCAGCTGCTTATTTCTTGCGGGCTAGTGATAGTGCTGTTTTTAAGGGGATGGATGGGGAGGAGGTTACGGCGGAGCAGTGGTTTCTTAGCAAGTAtagtagctttaataagacCATGGAGGAGCAGAGGGTTGATTCAGTTGCTACGGGTGGTATGGACAAAGATCTCGGGTTGAAGGATTGA
- a CDS encoding probable ACC deaminase yields the protein MVVLPEPLASFERTPLLFAHPSPLDPLPSLTRHINAVTSTKAQIWAKREDCSSGLGLSGNKIRKLEYVIPSALAQGCDTLISTGGTQSNHMRQVAAVGSHLGLKTILVPQIHGDPGSEALGQAGNVQVNSILGAEMAAPNAALEGVAVDVEKQGRRPYVIAAGASAHVYGGLGFTRWAFELVEQEAAHGIFFDTIVVPVASGGTIAGMIAGFKLADQAGHQSRSIIGIDTYNKPQGVLEATILEIAERTADLIGIGADAVQPHDVILDTRFNTGTHTAWDENTARGVKLIGKLEGIVTDPIYSGRTVGAILHKAENKELDGSRYVLFVHTGGQAALSAFPDMR from the coding sequence ATGGTCGTCCTCCCAGAACCCCTAGCCTCCTTCGAGCGTactcctctcctctttgcCCATCCATCACCCCTCGACCCTCTCCCAAGTCTAACGCGTCACATCAACGCAGTTACTTCTACCAAAGCCCAGATCTGGGCCAAGCGTGAGGACTGTTCCTCGGGCCTCGGTCTCAGCGGCAACAAGATCCGCAAGCTGGAGTATGTCATACCATCGGCGCTAGCCCAAGGCTGCGACACTCTCATCTCGACGGGCGGCACACAGAGCAACCACATGCGTCAAGTCGCTGCTGTCGGGAGTCATCTTGGGCTCAAGACCATTCTTGTGCCGCAGATTCATGGGGATCCGGGTTCTGAGGCGTTGGGTCAGGCTGGGAACGTGCAGGTCAATAGTATTCTCGGCGCGGAGATGGCTGCACCAAATGCCGCGCTCGAGGGTGTTGCGGTGGATGTCGAGAAACAAGGTAGACGTCCGTATGTCATTGCTGCGGGTGCTTCAGCGCATGTGTACGGAGGACTCGGCTTCACCCGCTGGGCGTTCGAGCTTGTGGAGCAGGAAGCGGCTCATGGCATATTCTTCGACACCATTGTCGTCCCAGTGGCTTCGGGCGGTACCATTGCCGGTATGATCGCCGGCTTCAAGCTTGCTGACCAGGCGGGACATCAGTCCCGGTCCATAATCGGCATCGACACGTACAACAAGCCGCAAGGCGTTCTTGAAGCCACTATCCTTGAGATAGCAGAAAGAACGGCAGATCTCATCGGAATAGGCGCAGATGCAGTTCAGCCTCACGACGTGATCCTCGATACGAGGTTCAATACCGGCACGCACACGGCCTGGGACGAAAATACAGCTCGAGGCGTCAAGTTGATTGGCAAACTTGAAGGGATTGTCACGGATCCGATTTACTCGGGGAGAACAGTGGGCGCCATTCTGCACAAAGCCGAGAACAAAGAGCTGGATGGGAGTCGGTACGTGCTGTTTGTGCACACGGGGGGACAGGCGGCACTCAGTGCGTTTCCCGACATGAGATGA
- a CDS encoding related to gibberellin 20-oxidase, which translates to MLSQPSPYDNVTTANLFTVKFSNLFDKESKELDTLLKACERDGFFYLDLQDSCSAKLWRDLERVSAIAKRWFSQPVEDKLKTPTVSLAHGSELLGRWALPSVVEENLELFDQFNASCHFILKLLLDCLSDVLNLRGASRLDTHHRDDARSKSTLYFLHYPPGTQSLNEVGQNMHTDIGTLTLLFAPQWGLQVVSPMTGAWEYVQPREGRAIVNVADTLRFLSNKRFRSALHRVLPIGGVQKEDRYAVSYFLRAADDTKFKDSNDEESDAKSWYLTKYHTYELPHDVQGEQTVLSGGMAQELQATF; encoded by the exons atgctGTCCCAGCCCAGCCCCTACGACAACGTCACGACCGCTAATCTCTTTACGGTGAAATTCAGTAATCTCTTCGACAAAGAGTCAAAAGAACTCGACACTCTTTTGAAAGCATGTGAAAGAGATGGCTTCTTCTATCTCGATCTTCAAGACTCGTGCTCCGCCAAGTTGTGGAGAGACTTGGAAAGGGTGAGCGCGATTGCTAAGCGCTGGTTCTCGCAACCTGTTGAGGACAAGCTGAAAACCCCAACAGTATCGTTGGCACATGG AAGTGAGCTCCTCGGTCGTTGGGCTCTCCCATCCGTCGTCGAAGAAAACCTCGAACTATTTGACCAGTTCAACGCATCATGCCACTTCATCCTAAAACTACTTCTGGACTGCCTATCAGACGTGCTAAACCTCCGAGGCGCATCCCGCCTAGACACCCACCACCGCGATGACGCACGCTCCAAAAGCACGCTCTACTTCCTGCACTACCCCCCAGGAACGCAGAGCCTAAACGAAGTAGGTCAGAACATGCACACTGACATCGGCACACTGACTCTCCTCTTCGCGCCGCAATGGGGTCTCCAGGTCGTGTCCCCCATGACAGGAGCGTGGGAGTACGTGCAGCCACGCGAGGGACGCGCGATCGTCAATGTTGCGGATACGTTGAGATTTCTATCTAACAAGCGATTCCGCTCTGCGCTGCATCGTGTTCTTCCTATCGGGGGCGTGCAGAAGGAAGATCGGTATGCTGTGTCGTACTTTTTGAGAGCGGCGGATGATACAAAGTTTAAGGACAGTAATGATGAGGAGTCAGATGCCAAGAGTTGGTATTTGACAAAGTATCATACCTACGAGCTGCCGCATGATGTGCAGGGAGAACAGACGGTGTTGTCTGGGGGGATGGCGCAGGAATTACAGGCTACATTCTGA